One part of the Aspergillus luchuensis IFO 4308 DNA, chromosome 5, nearly complete sequence genome encodes these proteins:
- a CDS encoding uncharacterized protein (TransMembrane:1 (i152-170o)) has protein sequence MSRDGAMAALARVNPTIAQPAFSANDPIASVGLKAYETSSAMCCSTAQLERHSTTTVNANASSSATNFYPPIISVSMESRPWRNISRPFFRNSTVATSSAHSALWASKTSPGSVGALPSAKMTHAAPTAPTLAQTPSANSTILTGTGTQVRGGSLSFLLAAVVLLSFLWFL, from the coding sequence ATGTCCCGGGATGGTGCCATGGCCGCTCTTGCCAGGGTGAATCCTACGATTGCTCAACCAGCTTTCAGTGCCAATGATCCTATTGCATCAGTTGGATTGAAGGCTTACGAAACATCGTCAGCGATGTGCTGCTCTACAGCTCAGCTGGAGAGGCATAGTACGACCACAGTGAACGCCAATGCGTCGTCATCGGCTACCAACTTTTATCCGCCTATCATCTCAGTGTCAATGGAAAGCAGGCCGTGGAGAAATATCAGCCGTCCTTTCTTCCGCAATAGTACTGTGGCCACCTCTTCCGCACACAGTGCACTCTGGGCTTCCAAGACCAGCCCAGGGAGCGTCGGCGCTTTGCCGAGTGCAAAGATGACCCATGCTGCCCCCACAGCACCCACACTGGCTCAAACACCATCCGCCAATTCGACTATCCTCACGGGTACAGGAACACAGGTCCGTGGTGGTAGCCTCTCATTTCTCTTGGCTGCTGttgtcctcctctcctttctttggtttctttga
- a CDS encoding uncharacterized protein (COG:S;~EggNog:ENOG410PQIG) encodes MYERHEPLDLQLTCRMWCVGTCLPAGILDTNGYLVRHQQQIHSLSLITDGTCPHAGRRLEGLSSLTALTDLEWEGIQHPFEMRTLCECLRQNHRRLKAVSIGLLLDPNVPTSHEDILKVFWPPRGQDDCTPGEEEWFPSLTSMTFSRVPFPDSLLPGGQPSPFRALKALTIRDCPNEQRFLQLLARAKDPLSLQHFEICSDYLRDSEDRLASIAIVEFLLSFRGLRRLYLKVANFPRFLPGLGDAIKHHQATLHGLVFHERRLMPIDAERLFEDLRDVNMASPNIPQILRHSSPAALGLCLRPASARGLLSDIPERSSMKLLHLRLSGEERNHRHLRREIVSELRRNAEGGLWSRSRRGPTVAGLHLKPARKRSEAQEFLLLAQWAFGPTGLPALQILAFGDFSHDGRYREQQILIRRRRIGEQPYPRVSSDREYSISSSFCLVDSDDHSLWEGLPLDGTQFLSACPGTGLMESPYDL; translated from the exons ATGTATGAAAGGCATGAGCCGCTGGACTTGCAACTGACCTGTCGCATGTGGTGCGTAGGGACCTGCCTTCCGGCCGGAATTCTGGACACCAACGGATATCTGGTCCGCCACCAGCAACAGATCCATTCGCTTTCCTTGATCACCGACGGCACCTGTCCTCATGCCGGCCGTCGTCTAGAGGGCCTGTCGAGTTTGACGGCACTGACTGACCTGGAATGGGAAGGCATTCAGCATCCATTCGAAATGCGCACCTTGTGCGAGTGTCTCCGACAAAATCATCGGCGGCTGAAGGCGGTATCCATTGGACTTCTGTTGGATCCGAACGTACCCACATCCCATGAGGATATTCTGAAGGTCTTCTGGCCACCTCGAGGGCAGGACGACTGCACGCcgggcgaggaggaatggTTCCCATCTCTCACATCCATGACATTCTCTCGCGTCCCGTTCCCCGACAGTCTGCTGCCGGGCGGCCAACCGTCACCGTTCCGCGCGCTCAAGGCACTAACGATCCGAGACTGCCCCAACGAGCAgcgcttcctgcagctgttggcGCGAGCCAAGGATCCGTTGTCCCTCCAGCACTTCGAGATCTGCAGTGACTACCTACGCGATTCTGAAGACCGATTGGCGTCCATTGCGATCGTCGAATTTCTACTCTCATTTCGTGGCTTGCGACGGCTGTACCTGAAGGTGGCCAACTTTCCCCGGTTCCTGCCGGGTCTTGGCGATGCCATCAAACATCACCAAGCCACACTCCACGGTCTGGTTTTTCACGAGCGTCGGCTGATGCCAATCGACGCTGAAAGGCTGTTTGAAGATCTTCGCGATGTGAATATGGCATCCCCCAATATCCCGCAAATTCTACGGCATAGTTCCCCCGCCGCTCTTGGCCTCTGTCTTCGCCCGGCCAGCGCA CGAGGTCTTCTCTCAGACATCCCGGAACGCTCGTCAATGAAATTACTCCACCTCCGGTTaagcggagaggagaggaaccaTCGGCATCTCCGCAGAGAGATCGTCTCAGAGCTGCGGAGAAATGCGGAAGGGGGGCTATGGTCCAGGTCGAGGCGTGGACCGACAGTCGCAGGCCTCCACCTCAAGCCCGCTCGGAAACGGTCGGAAGCCCAAGAATTCCTCCTGCTTGCTCAGTGGGCTTTTGGGCCTACGGGACTTCCTGCCTTGCAGATACTCGCCTTCGGTGACTTTTCGCACGATGGCCGCTATAGAGAACAACAGATCTTGAttcggcggaggaggatcggTGAGCAGCCTTACCCGAGAGTTTCATCGGACAGGGAATACAGCATAAGCTCATCGTTTTGCCTGGTCGATAGCGACGACCATTCTCTCTGGGAGGGCCTGCCATTGGATGGGACTCAGTTTCTGTCTGCATGTCCTGGCACGGGGTTGATGGAGTCCCCCTACGACCTTTAG